In a single window of the Phycisphaerae bacterium genome:
- a CDS encoding amidohydrolase family protein gives MSSEKTRITRRSALMAMGAWGTAATVGPAARGEPPAEQMPAERHESFQHELQRLVDQTPLVDTHEHLPDEEERLRGEWVPCDDWSVLLSHYLDSDLATAGMPDHDLERLLSRDVDPVAKWPLLAPVWPAVKNTGYARAVRIAMQELYDIDELSEQTVARLQAGYEAVRQPGFYQRILVDLARIESCQVDSLGSFRESRQPLLLMQDLNFLGMHMGPDIQGLAGPTGKEVRSLDDWHAVIRWWFDQYGPYAVAVKSQAAYRRGLDYEQVPAETAAPVFQRVLEEAPVSPEERKRLEDHLFWFAVEQATRHGLPVKLHTGYFGGHNYMPLERLAGNAAQAANLCRRSPDTQWVFMHIAYPYWQELLAVAKHYRNAHIDMCWAWIIDPVSSTRFLKSHLLTAPANKVFVFGGDYIPVECVLGHARLARQGVARALHELVEEGYLSRDDAVALVEPLLRGNARSLYRLSAKAEKLRQAPWA, from the coding sequence ATGTCCAGCGAAAAGACACGTATCACGCGGCGCAGCGCGTTGATGGCGATGGGGGCTTGGGGAACCGCGGCGACGGTCGGGCCGGCGGCGCGGGGCGAGCCGCCCGCCGAGCAGATGCCGGCGGAGCGGCACGAAAGCTTCCAGCACGAACTGCAGCGCCTGGTGGACCAGACGCCGCTCGTGGATACGCACGAGCATCTCCCCGACGAGGAGGAGCGCCTGCGTGGCGAGTGGGTGCCCTGCGACGACTGGAGCGTGCTGCTGAGCCACTATCTCGACTCCGATCTCGCCACCGCCGGTATGCCGGACCACGATCTGGAGCGGCTGCTGTCGCGGGACGTGGATCCGGTGGCCAAGTGGCCGCTGCTGGCGCCGGTGTGGCCCGCCGTGAAGAACACGGGTTACGCGCGGGCCGTGCGGATCGCGATGCAGGAGCTGTACGACATCGACGAGCTCAGTGAGCAGACCGTCGCGCGGCTGCAGGCCGGCTACGAAGCGGTCCGCCAGCCCGGTTTCTACCAGCGCATCCTGGTCGATCTGGCGCGCATCGAGTCCTGCCAGGTAGACAGCCTGGGCTCGTTTCGCGAGTCGCGCCAGCCGCTTCTGCTCATGCAGGACCTGAATTTCCTCGGGATGCACATGGGGCCGGACATTCAGGGCCTGGCCGGCCCGACCGGGAAGGAAGTGCGCAGCCTCGACGATTGGCACGCGGTGATCCGCTGGTGGTTTGACCAGTACGGCCCCTACGCGGTGGCGGTAAAGAGCCAGGCCGCCTACCGGCGTGGCCTGGACTACGAGCAGGTGCCCGCGGAGACCGCCGCGCCCGTCTTCCAGCGTGTGCTGGAGGAAGCGCCGGTGTCGCCGGAGGAGCGCAAGCGCCTGGAGGATCACCTCTTTTGGTTCGCCGTGGAGCAGGCCACCCGGCACGGTTTGCCCGTGAAGCTGCACACCGGCTACTTCGGGGGGCACAACTACATGCCCCTGGAGCGGCTGGCGGGCAATGCAGCGCAAGCGGCCAACCTGTGCCGCCGGTCGCCGGACACGCAGTGGGTGTTCATGCACATCGCGTATCCGTATTGGCAGGAACTGCTGGCGGTGGCGAAGCACTACCGGAACGCGCACATCGACATGTGCTGGGCGTGGATCATCGACCCCGTGAGCTCGACCCGCTTTCTCAAGAGCCACCTGCTGACCGCACCGGCGAACAAGGTGTTCGTGTTCGGCGGCGACTACATCCCGGTGGAGTGCGTGCTGGGCCACGCGCGGCTGGCGCGGCAGGGTGTCGCGCGGGCGCTGCATGAACTGGTTGAAGAGGGCTATCTGAGCCGCGACGACGCCGTGGCGCTCGTCGAGCCGCTGCTGCGCGGCAACGCACGGAGCCTCTATCGCTTGTCGGCCAAGGCGGAGAAGCTCCGCCAGGCGCCGTGGGCGTGA
- a CDS encoding DUF1565 domain-containing protein — MRRMTAVTTLICAWAVGGGAAHGTLAATPDAIWVNPAQGNDQNAGSEQKPLKTISAALALLPDPLEQSVTIHLAPGQYTTTGGRGMPESRLELMRRTRPGVLVRMVGDVSAGAPPILAWESDTALIDVREGAWWLENLQIGTFTTRQRRGVQVTGPGEVTLKNVAFRLRSLSDAGIHAQRGGQVELRGHIALNDHLHAQADPETFCGIVAEYHGVVRFRERDGASLDMGNGSLSARYYGVIELGCATARITSWNEQSNNLAINNSGRIDLHNTTLTLDAKQRRNTPIGLEHDGHLLGEGARVIITSANDMAIALQKASTLTCNAVELRGKYDYCLWASSGSMFVGRFNGDVGRVEATTGANINIERIDGQLTGPVSAKHAARISLPDRDVLPE; from the coding sequence ATGAGACGGATGACAGCCGTGACGACTCTCATTTGTGCCTGGGCAGTCGGTGGCGGCGCGGCGCACGGCACGCTGGCGGCCACGCCGGATGCAATCTGGGTCAACCCGGCGCAGGGTAACGACCAGAATGCGGGCAGCGAACAGAAGCCGCTCAAGACGATATCGGCGGCGCTCGCCCTGCTGCCCGACCCGCTGGAACAATCGGTGACGATCCACCTCGCGCCCGGTCAATATACGACCACGGGCGGGCGCGGCATGCCTGAGTCGCGGCTCGAGCTCATGCGCCGCACGCGCCCCGGTGTGCTGGTGCGCATGGTGGGCGATGTGAGCGCTGGGGCGCCGCCAATCCTGGCGTGGGAGAGCGACACGGCGCTGATTGACGTCCGCGAGGGCGCGTGGTGGCTTGAGAATCTGCAGATCGGCACGTTCACCACGCGTCAACGGCGCGGCGTGCAGGTGACCGGCCCCGGGGAGGTCACGCTCAAGAACGTCGCGTTCCGGCTGCGCAGCCTGAGCGACGCCGGCATCCATGCCCAGCGGGGCGGACAGGTTGAGCTGCGCGGCCACATCGCGCTGAATGACCACCTGCACGCCCAAGCGGACCCGGAGACGTTCTGCGGGATCGTCGCCGAGTATCACGGCGTGGTCCGCTTCCGGGAACGCGACGGGGCGTCGCTGGATATGGGCAACGGGAGCCTCTCGGCGCGTTACTATGGCGTGATCGAGTTGGGCTGCGCGACCGCGCGGATCACAAGCTGGAACGAGCAGTCCAACAACCTGGCGATCAACAACAGCGGTCGGATCGACCTGCACAACACAACCCTGACGCTCGACGCAAAGCAGCGCCGCAACACGCCGATCGGCCTGGAGCACGACGGGCACCTGCTCGGTGAAGGCGCCCGCGTGATCATCACCAGCGCCAACGACATGGCGATCGCCCTCCAGAAAGCCAGTACGCTCACGTGCAACGCGGTCGAGCTGCGCGGCAAGTATGATTACTGCCTGTGGGCCAGCAGCGGCTCGATGTTCGTGGGACGGTTCAACGGCGACGTGGGCCGCGTCGAGGCCACCACCGGCGCCAACATCAACATCGAGCGGATTGACGGCCAGTTGACCGGCCCGGTCAGCGCGAAGCACGCCGCTCGTATCTCGCTGCCAGATCGTGACGTGCTGCCGGAGTAA